One stretch of Streptomyces agglomeratus DNA includes these proteins:
- a CDS encoding ATP-binding protein has product MHTSTPQSCATVRTFAQRLSSTRRGARLARLLAVERLTAWDMSPAVIERAEHVVAELASNAALHGRVQGRDFLLTLTLDDAAGPLRIAVSDTRGEYRPAIPPERGPDHESGRGLLLVDTLADRWGTEPRPPSGKTVWAEIDQHGERLEAVSGQ; this is encoded by the coding sequence ATGCACACCTCCACGCCCCAATCCTGCGCTACCGTACGCACCTTCGCGCAGCGGCTCTCCTCCACTCGCCGCGGCGCCCGTCTGGCCCGGCTCCTGGCCGTGGAACGGCTGACCGCCTGGGACATGTCACCCGCAGTCATCGAGCGAGCCGAACACGTCGTCGCGGAGCTCGCGTCGAACGCGGCGCTGCACGGCCGCGTCCAGGGGCGCGACTTCCTGTTGACGCTGACACTGGACGACGCGGCCGGCCCTCTGCGCATCGCGGTGAGCGACACGCGGGGCGAGTACCGCCCCGCGATCCCCCCTGAGCGGGGACCGGACCACGAGTCGGGCCGCGGACTGCTTCTGGTCGACACCCTGGCCGACCGCTGGGGAACGGAGCCCCGCCCGCCTTCCGGCAAGACCGTATGGGCGGAGATCGACCAACACGGTGAGCGGCTGGAGGCGGTTTCCGGCCAATGA
- a CDS encoding AAA family ATPase — MASMTNAVDVRTSAAEFDRSAVADAESAAEDERKQVLAQFPLEEWAELPLERYALGQAAPPGSEPTYCRLLEFLTPNLGSIRGGSAAKHIMYHHNSGEWRLAAPLRGMDPQEAWAELRGQFVRAFDAVGAGDFEALDDLEVLRYGPTLVTKSLATYFPQHFLPIYAAEHLRTFVTLLGGEAQAGVPAARTNRHLRELVRSREEFEGWTGQEVMRFLYKHFNPRQRTIWKIAPGERGRLWEECRDGGFICVAWDELGDLGQYQSDTELKQALDAHWPRSSGGSLTLARRLLAFRDLEAGDRVVANRGTEEVLATGRVDGSYRYDPDRPEFHHVVPVAWDLSHARKLPKPQHGWRSTFAKVDPSLFAGFTADSAGPGTGSGTGQAQAGAPVALPDDVQVVLDALERKGQVILHGPPGTGKTRLALGAALALDGRADALGADGRQRAQAQAEMLHGDRVRLVTFHPSYGYEDFVEGFKPDLSATGPGLTLALTDGLFHTLCGRAAARPDQTFLLIVDEINRGDLPRIFGELITLLELDKRNLPVALPVSKRRFSVPPNVRVIGTMNTADRSISHLDAAVRRRFAFLPVGPDPDAVSGTVGPLDLAAFFESLNTRIARHLDADHQIGHAYLLRDGEPIATEEDLAAAFHHEVIPLLEDYCLGRAELLHRILGGLVDADTGRPLLMPPQDLAGALATEFTSGVPGPDA; from the coding sequence ATGGCTTCCATGACTAACGCGGTGGATGTGCGCACGTCGGCGGCCGAGTTCGACCGGAGCGCCGTGGCGGACGCCGAGTCGGCCGCCGAGGACGAGCGCAAGCAGGTGCTGGCCCAGTTTCCGTTGGAGGAGTGGGCGGAGCTGCCGCTGGAGCGCTACGCCCTCGGGCAGGCCGCACCGCCCGGGTCTGAGCCGACGTACTGCCGGCTGCTGGAGTTCCTCACCCCGAATCTGGGCAGCATCAGGGGCGGCAGTGCCGCGAAGCACATCATGTACCACCACAACTCTGGCGAATGGCGGCTGGCCGCTCCCCTGCGCGGCATGGACCCGCAGGAAGCCTGGGCGGAACTGCGCGGTCAGTTCGTCCGGGCCTTCGACGCCGTCGGGGCGGGAGACTTCGAGGCGCTGGACGACCTCGAAGTGCTGCGGTACGGGCCGACGTTGGTGACGAAATCCCTGGCGACCTACTTCCCCCAGCACTTCCTGCCGATCTACGCGGCCGAGCATCTGAGGACGTTCGTCACGCTGCTCGGCGGTGAGGCGCAGGCCGGCGTCCCCGCCGCGCGTACGAACCGCCACCTGCGCGAACTCGTGCGGTCTCGTGAGGAGTTCGAGGGCTGGACGGGACAAGAGGTGATGCGCTTCCTGTACAAGCACTTCAATCCCCGGCAACGCACCATCTGGAAGATCGCCCCCGGCGAGCGCGGCCGTCTGTGGGAGGAATGCCGGGACGGCGGGTTCATCTGCGTCGCGTGGGACGAGCTCGGCGATCTCGGTCAGTACCAGAGCGACACGGAACTGAAGCAGGCCCTGGACGCGCACTGGCCGCGCAGCAGTGGCGGCAGCCTGACCCTCGCCCGCCGGCTGCTGGCCTTCCGGGACCTGGAGGCGGGAGACAGGGTCGTCGCCAACCGCGGGACGGAGGAAGTCCTGGCCACCGGCAGGGTCGACGGGAGCTATCGCTACGACCCAGACCGGCCGGAGTTCCACCACGTCGTCCCGGTGGCCTGGGACCTCTCTCACGCGCGGAAACTGCCGAAGCCCCAGCACGGGTGGCGGTCCACCTTCGCCAAGGTCGACCCGTCGCTCTTCGCCGGGTTCACCGCGGACAGCGCGGGCCCCGGCACCGGCTCGGGTACGGGCCAGGCGCAGGCGGGCGCGCCGGTCGCGCTGCCCGACGACGTACAGGTCGTGCTGGACGCCCTGGAGCGCAAGGGGCAGGTGATTCTGCACGGGCCGCCCGGTACGGGCAAGACCCGGCTCGCGCTCGGGGCCGCCCTCGCCCTGGACGGCCGCGCGGACGCGCTCGGCGCCGACGGCCGCCAACGTGCCCAGGCGCAGGCCGAGATGCTGCACGGCGACCGGGTCCGCCTGGTCACCTTCCATCCCTCGTACGGCTACGAGGACTTCGTCGAAGGCTTCAAGCCGGACCTGAGCGCCACCGGCCCTGGCCTCACCCTCGCCCTCACGGACGGCCTGTTCCACACCCTGTGCGGCCGTGCCGCCGCCCGTCCCGACCAGACGTTCCTGCTGATCGTCGACGAGATCAACCGCGGTGACCTGCCGCGGATCTTCGGCGAGTTGATCACGCTGCTCGAACTCGACAAGCGGAACCTGCCGGTCGCCCTGCCGGTCAGCAAGCGGCGCTTCTCCGTACCGCCGAACGTCCGGGTCATCGGCACGATGAACACGGCCGACCGGAGCATCAGCCACCTGGACGCCGCGGTCCGCCGCCGCTTCGCGTTCCTGCCCGTGGGGCCGGACCCGGACGCGGTTTCCGGGACCGTGGGCCCCTTGGACCTGGCCGCGTTCTTCGAGTCCCTCAACACCCGCATCGCCCGTCACCTCGACGCCGACCACCAGATCGGGCACGCCTACCTGCTGCGGGACGGTGAGCCGATCGCCACCGAGGAGGACCTCGCCGCGGCTTTCCACCACGAGGTGATCCCGCTCCTGGAGGACTACTGCCTCGGCCGGGCGGAACTGCTGCACCGTATCCTCGGCGGTCTGGTCGACGCCGACACGGGGCGTCCGCTCCTCATGCCCCCACAGGACCTGGCGGGCGCGCTGGCGACCGAGTTCACCAGCGGCGTACCCGGCCCGGATGCCTGA
- a CDS encoding McrC family protein has product MPDRTPVQLGEYESAPLEPGQLTPRDVDRLHALQASGCITLTGERTGWRLKADATVGVLVLDRVRVVIAPKFAIPGEQLMSWLAYALATPVPAAARRWPTGPDGYADLVAAALLEQCERLLREGPRRDYVRRRSVEPVLRGRLDITAQATRRYGQLDHLHVRTFDREADIWDNRVLGSALKAALALTASPDLAPALHRVAGAFPQAPTPTAALRALDRTHYTRLNARYRPAHTWARLLLRGGGVTDLLTDHGTAADGLLLAMPALWEAVVRRLGTEAAGPHGGHAVPGGSGFGITVRGDLGSASTFRPDLLLSLPGLPGHDTAQRTLLPVDAKYKRYDRHGVSAADVHQLLTYSSGYASADAPTAVIVHPQPGSHTRRTLRVRSPKGGLGSILVLGVDTRCTPEQATAWIGSVLR; this is encoded by the coding sequence ATGCCTGACCGCACCCCGGTCCAGCTCGGCGAGTACGAGTCCGCCCCGCTGGAACCCGGTCAGCTCACGCCCCGGGACGTCGACCGCCTGCACGCCCTCCAGGCAAGCGGCTGCATCACCCTGACCGGGGAGCGCACCGGGTGGCGGCTCAAGGCCGACGCGACCGTCGGAGTCCTGGTCCTGGACCGTGTCCGCGTGGTCATCGCGCCCAAGTTCGCCATTCCGGGAGAGCAGCTCATGAGCTGGCTCGCCTACGCGCTCGCCACGCCCGTCCCGGCGGCGGCCAGGCGGTGGCCCACCGGCCCCGACGGTTACGCCGACCTGGTCGCCGCCGCCCTGCTCGAACAGTGCGAGCGGCTGCTGCGGGAGGGGCCGCGCCGGGACTACGTACGCCGCCGGAGCGTCGAACCGGTGCTCCGGGGACGCCTGGACATCACAGCCCAGGCCACCCGCCGCTACGGGCAACTGGACCACCTGCACGTCCGCACCTTCGACCGGGAGGCGGACATCTGGGACAACCGCGTTCTGGGGAGCGCGCTGAAGGCGGCGCTCGCCCTGACCGCCAGTCCCGACCTCGCGCCCGCCCTGCACCGCGTTGCCGGCGCGTTTCCGCAAGCCCCGACCCCGACCGCAGCCCTCCGCGCTCTGGACCGCACCCACTACACGCGCCTGAACGCCCGCTACCGGCCCGCCCACACCTGGGCCCGCCTGCTGCTGCGCGGCGGCGGCGTGACCGACCTGCTCACCGACCACGGCACCGCGGCGGACGGTCTCCTGCTCGCCATGCCCGCGCTCTGGGAGGCCGTCGTCCGCCGTCTCGGCACCGAGGCAGCCGGCCCGCACGGCGGCCACGCCGTGCCCGGCGGAAGCGGCTTCGGCATCACAGTCCGCGGAGACCTGGGCAGCGCCTCGACCTTCCGGCCCGATCTTCTGCTCAGCCTTCCAGGACTTCCAGGGCACGACACGGCACAACGCACGCTGCTGCCCGTGGACGCCAAGTACAAGCGCTACGACCGCCACGGCGTGAGCGCGGCCGACGTCCACCAGCTCCTCACCTACAGCAGCGGCTACGCGTCCGCCGACGCCCCGACGGCCGTCATCGTCCATCCCCAGCCGGGCAGTCACACGCGGCGGACCCTCCGGGTGCGGAGCCCCAAAGGCGGGTTGGGCAGCATCCTCGTCCTTGGTGTCGACACCCGCTGCACGCCCGAGCAGGCGACGGCATGGATCGGCTCAGTACTGCGCTGA
- a CDS encoding AAA family ATPase codes for MRSISASGWRGIGPTATVRLNPGPGLTLVAGRNGSGKSSFAEAAEMALTGDNFRWQGRTQVWKKGWRNLHEHSAPEVAVELGFDAGSDGEGAKEPVTVRRIWYGEGLEESRTVVEEAGQATGEAAHEVIDSEQLSLYRPFLPYTQLGAVINGPLTTLHDEISRILGLELLSDTDAAARARAKTLTDTENAAKALTATVIQELSEVDDPRAKEAITALSGRSPDLDTVRALLRGHGAADEAHLARLRRLADLERADQPLVAKAVTRLRSAAATADDARRGSAEDARQLIKLLDAALEHRRRAAVSDCPVCGSTDLLDRSWAERTRAQVERLQTEAAEAEAAHRELVNAVREVHDLMRPAPAWLQADEPSLAALWRDLVACRAVRDPRELADRAERAEAVLGDACDQIREDARRRVTAQDGRWQPVAGRLAAWLAQAEAAQTAKPALKQVKTVRAWMRALTDELREARFKPFADQSGQIWRLLSERSSVLLGAIGLTGVGPQRQVSLPVSVDDADAPAFGVMSQGELHSLALSLFIPRATHQDSPFGFLVIDDPVQSMDPEKVDGLAKVLDLYARHRQVVVFTHDTRLEEAIQRLGLRATVMRVSRQTDSVVHVSAVSDPVSQALAEARAIALDPHLPPEVADRVLPSMCRLALEAAYQDTARRALREAGIGQRAIQERVTRPGPLTGLAALAMGMQGKERSEVLDAVARDHGRWARELIHGLNQASHQAPATPIGDRLALVDRTKRLAKEVLAR; via the coding sequence ATGCGGTCCATCTCGGCCTCCGGCTGGCGCGGAATCGGACCCACCGCCACTGTCCGGCTGAATCCCGGCCCCGGTCTGACGCTGGTGGCGGGCCGCAACGGGTCCGGCAAGTCGAGCTTCGCCGAGGCCGCGGAAATGGCTTTGACCGGCGACAACTTCCGCTGGCAGGGGCGCACTCAGGTATGGAAGAAGGGCTGGCGCAACCTCCACGAGCACTCCGCCCCCGAAGTCGCGGTGGAGCTGGGCTTTGACGCCGGCAGTGACGGCGAGGGCGCCAAGGAGCCCGTGACCGTACGCCGGATCTGGTACGGCGAAGGGCTCGAGGAGTCCCGCACCGTCGTGGAGGAAGCCGGACAGGCCACCGGTGAAGCCGCGCACGAAGTTATCGACTCCGAGCAGCTGTCGCTCTACCGGCCGTTTCTCCCGTACACCCAGCTCGGAGCGGTGATCAACGGGCCGCTGACCACCTTGCACGACGAGATCTCCCGGATCCTCGGCCTCGAACTGCTCAGTGATACCGACGCGGCGGCGCGGGCTCGGGCCAAGACCCTGACCGACACCGAGAACGCCGCTAAGGCCCTCACCGCAACGGTGATCCAGGAGTTGTCGGAGGTGGACGACCCGCGCGCCAAGGAAGCGATCACGGCTCTCTCCGGCAGGAGCCCCGACCTGGACACTGTCCGGGCCCTGTTGCGGGGCCACGGCGCCGCCGACGAGGCGCACCTCGCCCGACTGCGTCGGCTGGCCGATCTCGAGCGCGCGGACCAGCCCTTGGTCGCGAAGGCCGTGACCCGGCTGCGCTCGGCGGCAGCCACAGCCGACGACGCGCGCCGCGGATCCGCCGAGGATGCCCGGCAGTTGATCAAACTGCTCGACGCCGCGCTGGAACACCGCCGCCGTGCCGCTGTCTCCGACTGCCCCGTATGCGGCAGCACGGACCTCTTGGACCGCTCCTGGGCGGAACGGACGCGCGCGCAGGTCGAAAGGCTCCAGACGGAGGCCGCCGAGGCCGAGGCAGCACACCGCGAGCTCGTGAACGCGGTGCGGGAGGTGCACGATCTGATGCGTCCGGCCCCGGCCTGGCTCCAGGCCGACGAGCCCTCCCTGGCCGCGCTCTGGCGGGATCTGGTCGCCTGCCGCGCGGTTCGTGACCCGCGCGAGCTGGCCGACCGCGCGGAACGCGCCGAGGCAGTCCTCGGTGATGCCTGTGATCAGATCCGCGAGGACGCCCGCCGACGCGTCACAGCGCAGGACGGCCGCTGGCAGCCCGTGGCCGGACGTCTGGCCGCATGGTTGGCACAGGCGGAGGCCGCGCAGACGGCCAAGCCCGCCCTCAAGCAGGTCAAGACGGTACGCGCGTGGATGCGGGCGCTCACCGACGAGTTGCGGGAAGCCCGGTTCAAGCCGTTCGCCGACCAGTCGGGGCAGATCTGGCGACTGTTGTCCGAGCGCAGTAGTGTCTTGCTGGGTGCGATCGGGCTCACCGGTGTGGGTCCGCAGCGCCAGGTCAGTCTTCCCGTCTCCGTGGACGATGCCGACGCGCCGGCCTTCGGCGTCATGAGCCAGGGCGAACTGCATTCCCTCGCCCTCTCTCTCTTCATCCCGCGGGCCACCCATCAGGACAGCCCTTTCGGTTTCCTGGTCATCGACGACCCAGTGCAGTCCATGGACCCGGAGAAGGTCGACGGCCTCGCCAAGGTTCTCGACCTGTACGCGCGGCACCGGCAGGTCGTGGTCTTCACGCACGACACCCGGCTCGAGGAGGCCATCCAGCGCCTCGGTCTGAGGGCGACGGTCATGCGGGTGTCCCGGCAGACCGACTCGGTCGTCCACGTCTCCGCCGTCAGCGACCCCGTGAGCCAGGCCCTGGCGGAGGCACGGGCCATCGCCCTCGATCCGCACCTGCCGCCGGAAGTTGCCGATCGCGTGCTCCCCTCGATGTGCCGCCTGGCGCTGGAGGCCGCCTACCAGGACACCGCGCGACGTGCTCTGCGCGAAGCCGGCATCGGTCAGCGCGCCATCCAGGAGCGGGTCACCCGGCCGGGCCCCCTCACCGGCCTCGCGGCCCTCGCGATGGGCATGCAGGGCAAGGAGCGGAGCGAAGTACTGGACGCCGTCGCCCGCGACCACGGACGGTGGGCCAGGGAGTTGATCCATGGGCTGAACCAGGCATCGCACCAGGCGCCGGCCACGCCAATCGGTGATCGCCTGGCCTTGGTCGACCGTACGAAGCGGCTCGCGAAGGAGGTGCTGGCCCGGTGA
- a CDS encoding DUF4357 domain-containing protein encodes MNERDEARPEAVRAGSDTGYPEFLLRLPNGGPRARGRVLPEKGMNGSLKFLVLAGSPVRAETMPGIGPHPSAQRERLLADGGLGTASDRWPGYWETTRDIECNSPSAAASVVTGRSSDGLSEWRTEEGFPLVDYLGASWRTPNKAWLVRGSNVSGRDLVKRLWVTEGWVTLAATHLPQVDRDAPTKSVLRRYVQEGYDATTSYSQKQVMADELHYFLTQMRQGDTVCTISDGQLYIGTITGDAEQVDSEGGLSNVRRRAEWRSAGIPYDELPEALQQKLSVQHDVVDLTSVLALVEGLGRSDEDLAREAQAIDRDPSVEIPAITARREPELPGPTDELAAELLVHDTAWLREVRDLLADERQLVLYGPPGTGKTYLAMKLAEFLGGGPEQVKLVQFHPSYAYEDFFEGFRPQEDPQTREVAFRITAGPLRELADLASREGNRHIPHFLIIDEINRANLAKVFGELYFLLEYRNKSVRLTYSGDDFALPPNLFVIGTMNTADRSIALVDAAMRRRFAFVELSPRTEPTRGLLRRWLAKEGKGAEPADLLEALNSRIDDPDFRIGPSYLMTKGVYREGGLERTWRTKILPLMEEHHYGEGVDIEKRYGLAALRESLG; translated from the coding sequence GTGAACGAGCGAGACGAGGCCCGCCCCGAGGCGGTGCGGGCCGGGAGCGACACGGGATACCCGGAGTTCCTGCTGCGCCTGCCCAATGGAGGACCGCGGGCCCGGGGCCGGGTCCTGCCCGAGAAAGGGATGAACGGAAGCCTGAAGTTCCTCGTCCTCGCCGGCTCACCCGTGCGTGCGGAGACAATGCCCGGCATCGGGCCTCATCCGTCGGCGCAGCGCGAACGGCTTCTGGCGGACGGTGGTCTCGGGACGGCGTCGGACCGGTGGCCGGGATATTGGGAGACGACCCGGGACATCGAATGCAACTCCCCTTCCGCAGCCGCATCGGTGGTGACCGGGCGTAGCTCCGACGGCCTCTCGGAATGGCGCACGGAAGAGGGCTTCCCCCTCGTCGACTACCTCGGCGCCTCGTGGCGCACCCCGAACAAGGCGTGGCTGGTGCGGGGTTCGAACGTGTCCGGGCGCGATCTGGTCAAGCGACTTTGGGTGACCGAGGGCTGGGTGACCCTCGCGGCCACGCACCTGCCTCAGGTGGACCGGGACGCGCCGACCAAGAGCGTCCTGCGGCGGTACGTGCAAGAGGGATACGACGCCACCACCTCGTACAGCCAGAAGCAGGTGATGGCCGACGAACTGCACTACTTCCTGACCCAGATGCGGCAGGGCGACACCGTCTGCACCATCTCGGACGGGCAGCTGTACATCGGCACGATCACGGGAGACGCGGAGCAGGTCGATTCCGAGGGAGGGCTGTCGAATGTGCGACGGAGGGCCGAGTGGCGGTCCGCCGGTATCCCCTACGACGAGCTGCCGGAGGCGCTCCAGCAGAAGCTGTCCGTGCAACACGACGTCGTCGACCTGACCTCTGTGCTGGCACTCGTCGAGGGACTCGGGCGGAGCGACGAGGACCTCGCTCGGGAGGCCCAGGCCATAGACCGGGACCCGAGCGTGGAGATCCCGGCGATCACCGCCCGCCGTGAACCAGAACTGCCCGGCCCGACGGATGAACTGGCGGCCGAACTCCTTGTGCACGACACAGCGTGGCTGCGCGAAGTACGCGATCTACTGGCCGACGAACGCCAACTGGTTCTCTATGGGCCTCCGGGCACTGGCAAGACGTACCTGGCAATGAAACTCGCCGAGTTCCTCGGCGGCGGACCCGAGCAGGTCAAGCTCGTGCAGTTCCATCCGTCGTACGCCTACGAGGACTTCTTCGAGGGCTTCCGGCCCCAGGAGGACCCGCAGACCAGGGAGGTCGCCTTCCGGATCACCGCGGGCCCGCTGCGCGAACTCGCCGACCTCGCCTCGCGCGAGGGAAACCGGCACATCCCGCACTTCCTGATCATCGACGAGATCAACCGGGCCAACCTGGCGAAGGTCTTCGGCGAGCTGTACTTCCTGCTGGAGTACCGCAACAAATCGGTTCGGCTGACCTACTCCGGCGACGACTTCGCGCTGCCGCCGAATCTGTTCGTCATCGGCACGATGAACACCGCCGACCGGTCCATCGCCCTCGTGGACGCGGCGATGCGCCGCCGCTTCGCCTTCGTCGAACTGTCGCCACGTACTGAGCCGACACGTGGTCTGCTGCGCCGATGGCTGGCCAAGGAGGGCAAGGGCGCGGAGCCCGCCGACCTGCTCGAGGCACTGAACTCCCGTATCGATGATCCCGACTTCCGTATTGGGCCCTCGTACCTGATGACGAAGGGCGTGTACCGGGAGGGCGGCCTGGAGCGGACCTGGCGGACGAAGATCCTGCCCCTGATGGAGGAGCATCACTACGGGGAAGGCGTGGACATCGAGAAGCGGTACGGGCTGGCCGCTCTGCGGGAGTCGCTGGGGTGA
- a CDS encoding McrC family protein, with amino-acid sequence MTSAAEPLRSVGLVEHAPASSLLLPDAVGRALAAAGIVDAVPDPYTPGQWSLRAGSKVGAVAVTAPGGGDPVTVRIRPKVPIVRLFFLLGYSLDPSRSWRDGLVEVAEHRDLVPALAHAVERQVDQALRQGLLQGYRVAEECALVVRGRVREAEQIRRRFGAMLPVEVAYDEFTTDIAENRILRAAVERLLSLPGIPHDVRRRLLHQRARLTDVTAIVRGQPLPDWRPTRLNSRYHHALCLSRVVLEGASAEHCPGDLRINGFLFDMNKLFEDFVTIALRETFQGRGRASSGHTARLQDSHYLDKAAAIRMKPDFVLYGPDGTPCAVADAKYKAERPGGYPDADLYQMLAYCTALDLREGHLVYAKGNGPHTAHQVRHAGIVIHQHALDLDQEPPGLLTDIEEVAQRLANTRLV; translated from the coding sequence GTGACGTCCGCAGCAGAACCCCTGCGGTCCGTCGGACTGGTCGAGCACGCGCCGGCGAGCTCTCTCCTCCTGCCGGATGCTGTGGGCCGTGCCCTCGCCGCTGCCGGCATCGTGGACGCGGTGCCCGACCCGTACACGCCCGGGCAATGGTCGCTGCGGGCCGGCAGCAAGGTCGGGGCGGTGGCCGTCACCGCACCGGGCGGCGGCGACCCGGTCACCGTACGCATCAGACCCAAGGTGCCCATCGTCCGGCTCTTCTTCCTGCTCGGCTACAGCCTCGATCCGAGCAGGAGTTGGCGGGACGGCCTGGTCGAGGTCGCCGAGCACCGTGATCTGGTGCCCGCGCTCGCCCACGCCGTGGAACGGCAGGTGGACCAAGCCCTGCGGCAGGGCCTGTTGCAGGGGTACCGGGTGGCTGAGGAATGCGCGCTCGTCGTCCGCGGCCGGGTCAGGGAGGCCGAACAGATACGGCGGCGCTTTGGGGCGATGCTGCCGGTCGAAGTGGCATACGACGAGTTCACCACCGACATCGCGGAGAACCGCATCCTCCGCGCGGCCGTCGAACGTCTCCTGAGCCTGCCCGGCATACCTCACGACGTACGCCGCAGGCTGCTGCACCAGCGCGCCCGCCTGACCGACGTCACTGCGATCGTGCGCGGTCAGCCGCTCCCCGACTGGCGTCCCACACGCCTCAACTCGCGCTACCACCACGCCCTGTGTCTCTCCCGTGTCGTCCTGGAAGGCGCCTCCGCCGAGCACTGCCCCGGCGATCTGCGCATCAACGGCTTCCTCTTCGACATGAACAAGCTCTTCGAGGACTTCGTGACAATCGCCCTACGGGAGACCTTCCAAGGCCGGGGGCGGGCTTCCAGCGGCCACACCGCCCGGCTCCAGGACTCTCACTATCTCGACAAAGCAGCCGCGATCCGCATGAAGCCGGACTTCGTACTGTACGGGCCGGACGGCACCCCGTGCGCGGTGGCGGACGCCAAGTACAAGGCCGAGCGACCGGGCGGTTATCCCGACGCCGACCTGTACCAGATGCTGGCGTACTGCACGGCTCTCGACCTGCGCGAAGGGCACCTGGTGTACGCGAAGGGCAATGGCCCGCACACGGCCCACCAGGTGCGCCACGCAGGCATCGTCATCCATCAGCACGCCCTCGACCTGGACCAGGAACCGCCCGGACTGCTCACGGACATCGAGGAGGTGGCCCAGCGGCTGGCGAACACCCGGCTCGTATGA